The segment TTGTTTAAATTGTGCAGCCGCTTGGTTTGCTTGAAACATATTTCCACCTCCAAAAGAACCTCCAATTACAAAAACAGCATATAAACCAGCTAAAACTTTTCCTAATCCGGCTAGATTCTTTTCTTTTAATCCTTTTTTCAAATAGTACATTGGGCCTCCATATATTTTCCCATCTTCACCAACTTCCCTATACTTAACACCTAAAGTAGCTTCTACTAATTTTGTAGACATTCCTAAAAATCCAGCTAAAATCATCCATATGGTTGCTCCTGGACCTCCAATTGCAATTGCAACCGCAACCCCTGCAATATTACCTAAACCTACTGTTGCAGATAATGCAGCTGTTAAAGCTTGAAAATGTGTAACTTCTCCTACGACTCCTTCTGCTTTAACCGTTTCAAAAATATCACCGCCTGGAGTTGAATCACCAGCCATTTCATCAACTGAACTATGATCAACCTCATCATATTTACCATTTGTAGCTCTTATGGCAACCCCTAATAAAGTAATGTTAGAAAACTTAAAATACAATGTAAAAAAGAAAGCTCCAGATAACAGTAGAATAACTACAATTGGAACCTCAATACCCGCAATTGAGATTGGATAAAAAACGAACGCACTTACAGCGTCCGCAAAAGGTTTAAATTTTTCTTCTATTTGTTCATCTATTGTTAACTCTTGTGCGAAGGATAACATTGGGGCCGCCAACAAAAGCATTGAAATAAGTTTTTTATACATACGATATTAGAATTGGTTTATCTTTTCTAAAACGCAAGATGATGTAAATATGCTCTTTTGGCAAGTTTTAAACCATAAATAACCAATTATTGAGCAATAAAAGTGGTTTTATGCCAGATTTTCTTTAAATTTCAATAAATCTTCTTTGAATGATTTTGGATAAAATTCAAGTTCTTTATTTGTTTTTGTTAAATCGAAACCTGTTTTTGGAGGCCTTGGAGCAGTTTGATTTAAGGTTGATGTAGCTATTGATTTTATTAAACTTTTATCTAAGTGAAATACATCTGCAATTTGTTGTGCAATTTCGTAAACACTTAATAATTGACTTGATGAAATATTGTAAATTCCTATTGCTTTTTTATCCATAGATATTTTACAAGCCAACGCTAAATCTTCTACATAAGTTGGCATTCTATATTGATCATCTACAATTGTAATTTCTTTTTTGCTTTCTAACATTTCTTTTACCCAAAGCACAATATTACTTCTACTCATGTCAAATACTTTTCCATACACTAAAATTGTTCTTAGAATTGTGTATTTGATATTTGACTTTAAAATAATTTCTTCTGACTTCAACTTAGACAGTCCATAATAACTTAATGGGTTTGCTTGATCAGTTTCTTTATAATACCCTTTTTTTCCATCGAAAATAAAATCTGTAGAAAGGTGAATTAAATGAGCATTTATTCTATCAGAAACTTCTGCCAACCATTTTACAACATCAACATTTAAAGTGTTACATGCTATTTTATTATTTTCACAAGCATCAACATTTGTCATTGCTGCTGTATTTATTATAAAATTTGGTTGAATTTCTACTAATTTTTCTTTTAAAAGAGTTTCATCAGTAATATCAATAGAAATATATAAAAAATCATTTCTACCACTCCTATTTTCTCCTTTTGAAAAACCTATTACTTCGTATTTATCTTTTTCTGACAGCAATAAACTTAATAGAGATTGCCCTAATAAACCATTACTACCTGTAATAACTACTTTTATCATGCTAAAACAATTCTCTTAATTTAATTATTTGTTTTGGTCTTCCTAAAACGATTAAATGAGAACCTTGTATTAGTTTACAATCAGATTCTGGATTGATAATATATTCTTTATTTGGATCTATAAACCCAATAACAGTACAACCTGTTTGTCTTCTTAAATCTAAATCTAAAATTGTTTTATTCAGGTATTTTTCAGGCAAATCATCTACTGCTACCTCTTCTAAATTAGCAGTTGTTTCTCCTTCGATTGTTAACCTATCTACAAACTCTATTACATCTGGTGTAACCACCAAAGACGCCATATGATCGCCACCCAATTTATCTGGCATTATTACATTATCTGCTCCTGCAATTTTTAATTTACTATAAGAACTTTCATTAGACGCCCTGCTAATTACTTTGCAACTTTTATTTAACTGACTTACTGTTAAAACTACAAATAAATTATTTGCATCTGAAGGCAACGCCGTAATTAAATTAGACGCTTTTTCTATACCTGCTCTAATTAATGTTTCATCTAAAGTTGCATCGCCTTGAATATTTAATACCCCAAGAGCATCTAGCTCATCAATCTTTTCTTTATCTTTTTCTACTACAACAAATTTTTGGTTATAATTTTTTAGCTTCAAAATTGCTTGTTTCCCATTTCTACCATAACCACAAACAATTGTGTGTCCTATTAACTGCTGAATTTGTTTTTCCACTTTTTTATGTTTAAAATGTTCAAATAATCTTCCGCTAACTAAATATTCTGAAAAGGAAGAAACTGCATAACCAAAAATAGTTATACTTGTTAAAATAAGAAATATTGTAAAAATTTTTTCTTCGGAAGAAAAGGGTCTTAACTCACCAAAGCCAACTGTAGTTACAGTAATAACAGTCATATATAAAGCATCTACAAAAGAATAATGAGACAATAACATATAACCTGCTGTTCCTATAGCTAAAATGGAAACAACTAATAATAATATTTTATTAATTTTAGAATCTAAAATATTCATAAACTACAAATCAAAAACCGAACTTCTTTTAGTATAAACCATGTCTTTTAGCTTTAACAAAAACGCTAACGTTAAATAAAACCCAAATGACAAACCGACTGTTACAAATGATATATAAATAAAAAATAAGCGCACATTTGTAGCCCTAATACCCAGTCTATCTGCAAATCTCGAAGAAACATGAAATCCGTTTCTTTCAAAAAAATGTCTAATATTGTTAATCACTTATGCTATAATATTTGATTGCAAGATACTATTTTATGATTTGACAACCACACATCAATTAAATTAAAATAGTATTCTGTAACTTTGCATTTTTCTATAAAATCCACACTTTTGAAAGACCAAGAATACATAGAAGTTTATGGAGCAAGAGTTCATAATCTAAAGAATATTGATGTTAAAATTCCTCGCGAAAAACTAGTTGTAATTACTGGTTTAAGCGGAAGTGGAAAATCTTCTTTGGCTTTTGATACAATTTATGCTGAAGGTCAAAGACGTTATATAGAAACTTTTTCTGCCTATGCAAGACAGTTTTTAGGCGGATTAGAAAGACCAGACGTTGATAAAATTGATGGCCTTTCGCCAGTTATTTCAATAGAACAAAAAACAACCAATAAAAGTCCGCGTTCTACAGTTGGTACAATTACAGAAATTTACGATTTTTTACGTCTTTTATTTGCACGTGCTGCAGATGCTTACTCATTTAATACAAATGAAAAAATGGTAAGTTATTCTGATGAACAAATAAAAAAATTAATTCTTACCGATTTTACTGATAAAAAAATAGCAGTTTTAGCGCCTTTAATTAAATCTAGAAAAGGACATTATCGTGAGCTTTTTGAACAAATATCTAAACAAGGTTTTTTACGAGTTCGAGTTGATGGGGAAATAAAAGAGATTGAAAAAGGAATGAAATTAGACCGCTATAAAACACATGATATTGAGGTGGTTATAGATAGATTATTGGTTAATGATTCTGCAGAAAAAAGACTAGAAGAAACCATAAAAACGGCTTTATATTCTGGTGATAATATAATGATGGTGATCGATGTAGATGCTAATAATCCTCGTTATTTTAGTAGAGAATTAATGTGTCCAACAACCGGAATTGCATATCCAAACCCAGAACCAAATACGTTTTCATTTAACTCTCCAAAAGGCGCATGTAGTAAATGTAACGGATTAGGAATTACAAATGAAATTAATTTAAAAAAGGTAATTCCGGATAATTCAATTTCAATAAAAAACGGAGGGATTATTCCTTTAGGTGAAGAAAAAAATAGTTGGATTTTTAAACAACTTCAAAATATTGCAGAACGTTACAAATTTAAATTAACAGACCCAATAAGTAAAATTCCTAAGGAAGCATTAGAAATTATTTTAAACGGTGGAAATGAAACCTTTGAAATTGAATCTAAAACTGTTGGTGTAACTAGAAATTACAAAATTGACTTTGAAGGAATTGTTGCTTTTATAGAAAATCAATATACAAACGCAGAAAGCACAACTATAAAACGTTGGGCAAAAGCTTTTATGGATGAAGTTTCTTGTTCAAGCTGTAACGGAAAACGATTAAAAAAAGAAGCGCTTCATTTTAAAATTACGGATAAAAATATCAGTGATTTAGCACAAATGGACGTAACGGAATTAGCGAAATGGTTTAAAAATATAGAGAAAAAATTATCAGAAAAACAGCAAATAATTGCATCAGAAATTCTAAAAGAAATTAGAACTAGAATTCAGTTTTTATTAGATGTAGGTTTAGATTATTTAACGTTAGATAGAACCTCAAAATCACTTTCTGGAGGAGAAGCTCAAAGAATTCGTTTAGCTACTCAAATTGGTTCGCAGTTAGTTGGAGTTCTTTATATTCTAGATGAACCTAGTATTGGTTTACACCAACGTGATAATCAAAAACTAATAGATTCTCTTGTGAAATTAAGAGATATTGGAAACTCGGTTATTGTTGTAGAACATGACAAAGACATGATTGAACACGCAGATTTTGTGTTTGATATTGGGCCCGGAGCAGGAAGACATGGAGGTGAAATTGTTAGCGAAGGAACTTTTGAAGATTTAAAAAAACACCACACATTAACTGCAGATTATTTAACTGGAAGAAAAGAAATTGCGGTTCCTAAAACACGAAGAGAAGGAAATGGAAAAACCATAAAACTTTCTGGGGCAAGTGGTAATAATTTAAAGAATGTTACCATAGAATTTCCTTTAGGAAAAATGATTTGTGTTACTGGTGTTTCTGGAAGTGGAAAATCAACCTTAATAAATGAGACTTTATACCCTATTTTAAACGCTCATATATATAGAGGTGTAAAAAAACCAATGCCTTATAAAAAAATTGAAGGCTTAGAACATGTAGATAAAGTAATTGACATAGATCAATCTCCAATTGGTAGAACTCCACGTTCAAATCCTGCAACTTATACAGGAACTTTTGGTGAAATTAGAAGTTTATATGCAAAGACACCTGAAGCTGCAATTCGTGGTTATAAACCGGGTCGTTTTTCTTTTAACGTAAAAGGTGGCCGTTGTGAAACCTGCCAAGGTGGAGGAGTTAGAGTCATTGAAATGAACTTTTTACCAGATGTACAAGTAGAATGTGAAACCTGCCAAGGAAAACGCTTTAACAGAGAAACTTTAGAGATTAGATACAAAGGAAAATCTATTTCTGATGTATTAAATATGACCATTGAAGATGCTACAAATTTCTTTGAAAACATTCCTAAAATCCACAGAAAATTAAAAACAATTGAAGATGTTGGTTTAGGATACATTACACTTGGCCAACAATCTACAACTCTTTCTGGTGGAGAAGCACAACGTATTAAATTAGCCTCAGAATTATCTAAAAGAGATACTGGAAATACTTTTTACATTTTAGATGAACCAACAACTGGTCTTCACTTTGAAGACATTAGAGTTCTTATGGGTGTCTTAAATAAATTAGCTGATAAAGGAAATACTGTTTTAATTATTGAACATAATTTAGATGTAGTAAAACTAGCAGATTATGTTATTGATGTTGGTATGGAAGGTGGCAAAAAAGGTGGTAAAATTTTGTGCTATGGAACTCCTGAGGAAGTCGCTAAACATAAAACTAGTTATACTGCAAAGTTTTTGAAAAAAGAGCTACTTTAGCAAGCTATTCTTTTTTTAAAAGAAAAATACTAATTAAAAAAATATAGAATTATGACGAATGATGACAGAAAAATAAAAGACAAATTACAACCAAAAACGTGGAATGAAATAAAAACAAAAGACGCTTGGGGAATTTTTAAGGTGATGGCAGAATTTGTAGATGGATATGAAAAGCTAAGTAAAATTGGCCCTTGTGTTTCAATTTTTGGTTCTGCAAGAACTAAAGAAGATCATGAGGATTATATATTAGCAGAAGAAATTGCTTTTCAACTTACACAAAATGGATACGGCGTAATAACTGGTGGAGGACCTGGGATTATGGAAGCTGGAAACAAAGGTGCAAACAGAGGAAAAGGTATTTCTGTAGGTTTAAATATTGAATTACCCTTTGAGCAACATGACAACCCCTGGGTTGACCGTGACAAAAATTTAGAATTTGATTATTTCTTTGTAAGAAAAGTTATGTTTGTAAAATACTCTCAAGGCTTTATTGTAATGCCTGGTGGTTTCGGAACAATGGATGAACTTTTTGAAGCAATCACCTTAATTCAAACTAAAAAAATTGGTCGTTTTCCAATAGTTTTGGTGGGCACAGAATTTTGGAGTGGGTTACTAGATTGGATTAAAAAAACACTTATTGCTCAAGGAAATATTAGTGAAGAAGATTTAAACTTATTTAGAATTGTGGACACTGCTGAAGAAGCTGTAGCGCATTTAAATAAATTCTATGCTAAATATCAATTAAAACCTAATTTCTAAGATGGTTTTTAAAAAGAATTTAATTCTTTTTTTTCTGGTTTGCTCCTCTGTTTTAAATGGGCAAACCAGAATTTACAATACCCTTAACAATTACTCTGAAGTAGAACAAAATGATTTAAATAATCAAAATTCTATAAATATAAAGTCTACTTTAAACATTGAAACTGATGAATTATTAATTCAACAAGAAATAATTTTTTACAATACTTCTGATAGCATTTTTAAAAGTGTTTTTTTACATAACTGGGCTAATAGCTATAGAGATAGAAAAACTCCTTTATCAAAAAGATTTATACAAGATTTTAAAAAAAACTTATATTTTGCTAATGAAAAAGATTTAGGTTTTACCAAGATTAAGAACCTTAGTGTAAATTATGAAAATACTCAATTTAATGAACTAGAAAAAAAAGCAGACATCTTAGAAATACTACTTAACACACCTCTAAAACCTAATGATAGCATAAAAATATCACTAACTTATCTAGTTAAAATTCCCAATGCAAAATTTACTGATTATGGAAAAACTAAAGAAGATTATCATTTACGTTTCTGGTACATAACACCTGTAGTTTATAAAAACGGTTGGCAATTTATGAGCAACCTTAATCTGGATGATTTATATGAAAAGGGTACAGATTTTAGCATAGAAATTAATGTTCCAAAAGAATATGTGGTAGAAAGTAACTTGTATCAATACAAAACAAAAAAAGAGACTATTAATAAATATTTCTTAGTAGGCAAAAACAAAATTGATATTAAATTATGCATTAGCAAAAAACTTCATTTAAAAACTTTTAAAACAAAAACTATTGCTGTTCATACAGATGTTTTTAATGAAGAATTAAGTTATGATTTAACAACAAGCATTTTAAATAGAGAACTACTATTTATAGAAAAATACTTAGGTAAATATCCTCATAAAGAAATTTTCATAGACAAAATTACACAAAGTAAAAACCCTGTTTATGGATTAAATCAATTACCTAAATTTTTACGCCCTTTTTCTGATGTTTTTAAATGGGATATTGCCATGTTTAAAGCAATAACAAAAACCTATTTAGAAAGCACTTTACTACTAAACAAAAGAAACGATTATTGGCTTTTAGATGGGATTCAGAATTATTTAATGATAGAATATGTTGAGGAATATTATCCAGAAATTAAACTTCTGGGAAATGCATCTGATTCTTGGTTTCTAAAAAGGTTTAATATTTCTAAACTAGAATTTAATGATAAATATCCATTTATTTATCAATTTAGTGCGCGTAAATTTTTAGATCAATCTTTAATTACTTCAGCAGATTCTCTTTCAAATTTTAACAGAAAAATAGTAAGTAAATATAAATCTGGCTTAGGTTTTAGGTATTTAAAAGGATATTTAGGAAGTAAAACAGTAAACGAAACGCTGCAAGAATTTTATCAAAAAAACAAATTACAACTTACTTCTAGTAAAGATTTTAGCACGTTACTTTCATCAAAAACTACAAAAAACTTAGAGTGGTTTTTTAATGATTATATAAAAACCAATAAAAAGATAGATTACACAATTGAAGACGTAAAAGAACAAGAAGATAGTATTCTAGTAAAAATTAAAAACAAAAGAAACATTACTACTCCTGTAGCTTTTTATGCAATAAAAAACGACGAAATTAAATTAAAAAAATGGGTTATAGATATTGATAGCTCTAAGACAATAAAAATTGCAAAAGGAGATTTTGATAAATTGGTTTTAAATTACGAAAACCTTTACCCTGAATACAATACATTAGATAATTGGTACAATCCAAATAAAAAACTGTTTAACAAACCTGTTAAATTTACTTTTTTAAAAGATATTCAAGCACCTGATTATAACCAGCTTTTTTATCAACCAAATCTTCAATACAACTTTTATGATGGAATTATTTTTGGCGTAAAACTTCACAATAAACCTGTAATTGCTAGAAATTTAGAATTTAAACTTGAACCTTCTTATGCTATAAAGAGCAA is part of the Polaribacter sp. SA4-10 genome and harbors:
- a CDS encoding SDR family oxidoreductase, encoding MIKVVITGSNGLLGQSLLSLLLSEKDKYEVIGFSKGENRSGRNDFLYISIDITDETLLKEKLVEIQPNFIINTAAMTNVDACENNKIACNTLNVDVVKWLAEVSDRINAHLIHLSTDFIFDGKKGYYKETDQANPLSYYGLSKLKSEEIILKSNIKYTILRTILVYGKVFDMSRSNIVLWVKEMLESKKEITIVDDQYRMPTYVEDLALACKISMDKKAIGIYNISSSQLLSVYEIAQQIADVFHLDKSLIKSIATSTLNQTAPRPPKTGFDLTKTNKELEFYPKSFKEDLLKFKENLA
- a CDS encoding TrkA family potassium uptake protein, coding for MNILDSKINKILLLVVSILAIGTAGYMLLSHYSFVDALYMTVITVTTVGFGELRPFSSEEKIFTIFLILTSITIFGYAVSSFSEYLVSGRLFEHFKHKKVEKQIQQLIGHTIVCGYGRNGKQAILKLKNYNQKFVVVEKDKEKIDELDALGVLNIQGDATLDETLIRAGIEKASNLITALPSDANNLFVVLTVSQLNKSCKVISRASNESSYSKLKIAGADNVIMPDKLGGDHMASLVVTPDVIEFVDRLTIEGETTANLEEVAVDDLPEKYLNKTILDLDLRRQTGCTVIGFIDPNKEYIINPESDCKLIQGSHLIVLGRPKQIIKLRELF
- a CDS encoding PspC family transcriptional regulator — encoded protein: MINNIRHFFERNGFHVSSRFADRLGIRATNVRLFFIYISFVTVGLSFGFYLTLAFLLKLKDMVYTKRSSVFDL
- the uvrA gene encoding excinuclease ABC subunit UvrA, yielding MKDQEYIEVYGARVHNLKNIDVKIPREKLVVITGLSGSGKSSLAFDTIYAEGQRRYIETFSAYARQFLGGLERPDVDKIDGLSPVISIEQKTTNKSPRSTVGTITEIYDFLRLLFARAADAYSFNTNEKMVSYSDEQIKKLILTDFTDKKIAVLAPLIKSRKGHYRELFEQISKQGFLRVRVDGEIKEIEKGMKLDRYKTHDIEVVIDRLLVNDSAEKRLEETIKTALYSGDNIMMVIDVDANNPRYFSRELMCPTTGIAYPNPEPNTFSFNSPKGACSKCNGLGITNEINLKKVIPDNSISIKNGGIIPLGEEKNSWIFKQLQNIAERYKFKLTDPISKIPKEALEIILNGGNETFEIESKTVGVTRNYKIDFEGIVAFIENQYTNAESTTIKRWAKAFMDEVSCSSCNGKRLKKEALHFKITDKNISDLAQMDVTELAKWFKNIEKKLSEKQQIIASEILKEIRTRIQFLLDVGLDYLTLDRTSKSLSGGEAQRIRLATQIGSQLVGVLYILDEPSIGLHQRDNQKLIDSLVKLRDIGNSVIVVEHDKDMIEHADFVFDIGPGAGRHGGEIVSEGTFEDLKKHHTLTADYLTGRKEIAVPKTRREGNGKTIKLSGASGNNLKNVTIEFPLGKMICVTGVSGSGKSTLINETLYPILNAHIYRGVKKPMPYKKIEGLEHVDKVIDIDQSPIGRTPRSNPATYTGTFGEIRSLYAKTPEAAIRGYKPGRFSFNVKGGRCETCQGGGVRVIEMNFLPDVQVECETCQGKRFNRETLEIRYKGKSISDVLNMTIEDATNFFENIPKIHRKLKTIEDVGLGYITLGQQSTTLSGGEAQRIKLASELSKRDTGNTFYILDEPTTGLHFEDIRVLMGVLNKLADKGNTVLIIEHNLDVVKLADYVIDVGMEGGKKGGKILCYGTPEEVAKHKTSYTAKFLKKELL
- a CDS encoding TIGR00730 family Rossman fold protein; the encoded protein is MTNDDRKIKDKLQPKTWNEIKTKDAWGIFKVMAEFVDGYEKLSKIGPCVSIFGSARTKEDHEDYILAEEIAFQLTQNGYGVITGGGPGIMEAGNKGANRGKGISVGLNIELPFEQHDNPWVDRDKNLEFDYFFVRKVMFVKYSQGFIVMPGGFGTMDELFEAITLIQTKKIGRFPIVLVGTEFWSGLLDWIKKTLIAQGNISEEDLNLFRIVDTAEEAVAHLNKFYAKYQLKPNF
- a CDS encoding aminopeptidase, which encodes MVFKKNLILFFLVCSSVLNGQTRIYNTLNNYSEVEQNDLNNQNSINIKSTLNIETDELLIQQEIIFYNTSDSIFKSVFLHNWANSYRDRKTPLSKRFIQDFKKNLYFANEKDLGFTKIKNLSVNYENTQFNELEKKADILEILLNTPLKPNDSIKISLTYLVKIPNAKFTDYGKTKEDYHLRFWYITPVVYKNGWQFMSNLNLDDLYEKGTDFSIEINVPKEYVVESNLYQYKTKKETINKYFLVGKNKIDIKLCISKKLHLKTFKTKTIAVHTDVFNEELSYDLTTSILNRELLFIEKYLGKYPHKEIFIDKITQSKNPVYGLNQLPKFLRPFSDVFKWDIAMFKAITKTYLESTLLLNKRNDYWLLDGIQNYLMIEYVEEYYPEIKLLGNASDSWFLKRFNISKLEFNDKYPFIYQFSARKFLDQSLITSADSLSNFNRKIVSKYKSGLGFRYLKGYLGSKTVNETLQEFYQKNKLQLTSSKDFSTLLSSKTTKNLEWFFNDYIKTNKKIDYTIEDVKEQEDSILVKIKNKRNITTPVAFYAIKNDEIKLKKWVIDIDSSKTIKIAKGDFDKLVLNYENLYPEYNTLDNWYNPNKKLFNKPVKFTFLKDIQAPDYNQLFYQPNLQYNFYDGIIFGVKLHNKPVIARNLEFKLEPSYAIKSKSITGSFSIRYNSFFEETNLYKVSYGIAGNTLHYAPELSYSSLIPYVNFVFKRKSLREASTENIAAKIVHINKDVSPQNIKTDQDNYSIFSLSYNYSKPDIIKEFRYSFSTEFAKNFSKVALDLRFRTLTSSDTQLDFRIFAGTFLSNNTSGNYFSFGLDRSNDYLFQLNYFGRSEDSGIFSQQFIITEGGFKSVLPTRYANQFMLSFNSSIGLWRWLELYNDVAFLKNKHAPLYFAYENGIRFNFVHNIFEIYFPLYSNNGWESSQSAYPEKIRFTITTDIKSVYNFFRRGLL